Proteins from a single region of Aureibacter tunicatorum:
- a CDS encoding methylglyoxal synthase produces the protein MITKALTKSKKIALVAHDNKKAEMLAWAEKHKEKLQGHILYATGTTGKLLEETLNVTVEKLKSGPLGGDQQIGAMICEEKIEMMFFFWDPLEAQPHEPDVKALLRIGVLYNIPVASNTSSADFLITSPYFNEKDYDRQIMEFGDYVNRSIPK, from the coding sequence ATGATTACAAAAGCACTTACCAAAAGTAAAAAAATCGCTTTGGTTGCCCATGATAATAAGAAAGCGGAAATGCTTGCTTGGGCGGAAAAGCATAAAGAGAAGCTTCAAGGACACATATTGTATGCTACAGGCACTACAGGAAAGTTGCTAGAAGAGACGCTGAATGTTACCGTTGAAAAGCTTAAAAGCGGACCTCTAGGTGGAGATCAGCAAATAGGAGCCATGATTTGCGAAGAAAAAATCGAAATGATGTTTTTCTTCTGGGATCCATTGGAAGCGCAACCGCATGAGCCGGATGTGAAAGCATTGCTTAGAATTGGCGTGTTGTATAATATTCCAGTAGCCAGTAATACAAGCTCTGCCGACTTTCTGATTACGTCACCGTATTTTAACGAAAAAGATTACGATCGTCAAATTATGGAGTTCGGCGACTATGTGAACAGAAGCATACCAAAATAG